A genomic region of Eucalyptus grandis isolate ANBG69807.140 chromosome 5, ASM1654582v1, whole genome shotgun sequence contains the following coding sequences:
- the LOC120294144 gene encoding WPP domain-associated protein-like, whose product MEELVGLESFRVTDNGAASCSDRPFGHVGNGRESESLDIDLLADLESYLQDINDRLTISRMVSDSVIKGMVSAVEQEAEEKIGEKQLEIARLKETLCAYRTVEGRDKLSPIPLSLLNEGNTQQDPFLVISNPQKDRDGNSDFLRSCISEVKEQLAKLKKEVNYVKGGNRCRRINSGDELVGLGGILLEDVSERLIGVDSTFNGLQSTLDSFFSQLKDMVHISKTSLREMQQEWELRAEIEAIVTTDYIRSLHSEFERKLWDLNSYSHGCENHRSLKKIKEITAPLREELVVLSNLLSGDDNGHLISQVSLEDGEECLINKRTDHLNRKLSGNHLLSASPWEGSGKHDELIITRPENLDPAQLKHMGRDELISYFKTEMTKMKRFHESKIQEKTEEVFSLKREYMKDRGLSLTVRKDKEFEGLKRKIPEVLLKLDDVLMESNTVPQSNGDAVSFGTMRERLENLLAENHRLRGILSDKKKR is encoded by the coding sequence ATGGAGGAGCTCGTTGGTTTGGAGAGCTTTAGAGTTACGGACAATGGTGCCGCCTCGTGCAGCGATAGGCCGTTCGGCCATGTGGGTAATGGCAGAGAGAGCGAGAGTCTGGACATCGACCTCTtggcagatttggaatcttATTTGCAGGATATCAACGATAGGCTCACGATTTCGAGGATGGTGAGCGATTCTGTTATCAAGGGTATGGTGAGTGCGGTGGAGCAGGAGGCCGAGGAGAAGATTGGGGAGAAGCAGCTGGAGATAGCCAGGCTGAAGGAAACGTTGTGTGCGTATCGTACAGTGGAGGGGAGGGATAAGCTTTCGCCTATTCCGTTGTCATTGTTGAATGAGGGGAATACCCAGCAAGACCCATTTTTAGTCATCTCAAATCCTCAGAAAGACCGTGATGGGAATTCGGATTTTCTGAGGAGCTGTATAAGCGAAGTGAAAGAGCAGCTAGCGAAACTCAAGAAAGAGGTAAACTACGTTAAAGGTGGAAATCGTTGTAGGAGGATTAATTCAGGTGATGAGTTGGTGGGGTTGGGTGGTATCTTGCTGGAGGACGTCTCTGAAAGATTGATTGGTGTGGACAGTACTTTCAATGGTCTCCAGAGTACACTAGATTCTTTCTTCAGCCAGCTGAAGGATATGGTTCACATATCTAAGACGTCACTTCGTGAGATGCAGCAGGAATGGGAACTAAGAGCAGAAATTGAGGCCATTGTGACAACTGACTACATCAGGAGCCTCCACAGTGAGTTTGAGAGGAAGCTTTGGGATCTTAATAGTTATTCTCATGGGTGTGAAAACCACAGGTCgctgaagaagataaaagaaataacaGCTCCTCTACGTGAGGAACTGGTTGTGCTTTCTAATCTATTGTCCGGTGATGATAATGGACACCTAATTTCGCAAGTGTCCTTGGAGGATGGTGAAGAATGTTTGATTAATAAAAGAACTGATCACTTGAATCGGAAACTGTCAGGTAACCATTTGCTATCAGCTTCTCCCTGGGAGGGTAGTGGCAAGCATGATGAGCTTATAATCACTAGGCCAGAGAATTTGGACCCAGCTCAACTAAAACATATGGGAAGAGATGAATTGATAAGTTATTTCAAGACTGAgatgaccaaaatgaaaagattccATGAGTCCAAGATACAGGAGAAGACTGAAGAGGTTTTTAGTCTCAAGCGAGAATACATGAAGGACAGAGGACTTTCATTGACGGTCAGAAAGGACAAGGAATTTGAAGGATTGAAGAGAAAAATCCCTGAGGTGCTCTTGAAGTTGGATGATGTTTTGATGGAAAGTAACACCGTACCTCAATCTAATGGTGATGCTGTAAGTTTTGGCACTATGAGGGAGAGGTTGGAAAATCTTCTGGCTGAAAATCACCGGCTAAGAGGCATTCTTTCTGATAAGAAAAAGAGGTAA